The proteins below are encoded in one region of Rubripirellula reticaptiva:
- a CDS encoding glycosyltransferase family 4 protein has protein sequence MQRIEPTEERRIACVGTYPPRQCGIATFTQDLCRAIEIESESGLQCHVLAINDRADGYDYPANVRFEVRQQQPADYRLAADFANIRNCEVMLVEHEYGIFGGDCGDQLLGMLRNVRMPVVTTMHTVLAEPSEQMRQVTESIIEHSDRIVVMSERAVEILCDLYALTEEKVRHIPHGIPDLPFVDPSFYKDHFGVEGRTVLLTFGLLSPGKGVEYVIQALPELVKQNPEIVYVVLGATHPHVLRDRGEEYRHQLQHLAEDLGVLDHVMFINRYVDLDELCKFLMAADIYVTPSLAEQQIASGTLAYALGTGKPIVATPYVYAKELLADGRGRLVPFRDADAITREVAWLLDNEQETQAIRKRAYLYSRKSIWSKVARSYLDLFDEVSHEPSIATLLLRSHQNDAISPLHAVPEVNFSALQSMTDHVGILQHARFTISDRNHGYCTDDNARALVVALQSYELTQERGMLNLARTYLSFVHHAFNPVENRFRNFMAFDRRWLEEFGSEDSHARALWGLGSAVALARNAGMRAVSLDLFDRGLHATESFTSPRAWAFTLVGVHAYLSRYGGDSEAKRIRENLATRLYEQFVSNAKDDWPWPEDTLTYSCGKLPHAMLLAGQWMGHDGMIEIGLRSLDWLLKIQTSEDGHLSLIGNQGWFPRGGEKATYDQQPIEAHALLEACLEANRLTQDNQWFVEARRCFDWYLGRNDLGRPIYNYETGGCRDGLHREGVNENEGAESTLAWLLSLRAIRGAKLIDSPVETARERVTTNG, from the coding sequence ATGCAAAGAATCGAACCCACCGAAGAACGCCGCATTGCTTGCGTGGGAACTTACCCGCCCCGACAATGCGGGATCGCCACCTTTACTCAAGACCTCTGCCGGGCGATCGAAATTGAAAGCGAAAGCGGTCTGCAGTGTCACGTCCTGGCCATCAATGACCGTGCGGATGGGTACGACTATCCTGCCAATGTGCGTTTCGAAGTACGCCAACAACAACCGGCCGACTATCGGTTGGCGGCTGATTTTGCCAACATTCGAAATTGCGAAGTGATGTTGGTAGAGCACGAATACGGCATCTTTGGCGGCGACTGCGGAGACCAATTGCTAGGGATGCTGCGTAATGTGCGCATGCCTGTGGTGACAACGATGCATACGGTGCTGGCTGAACCATCCGAGCAAATGCGTCAGGTGACCGAATCCATTATCGAGCACTCCGACCGCATTGTGGTGATGAGTGAGCGGGCGGTGGAAATTCTTTGCGACCTCTACGCATTGACCGAAGAAAAAGTCCGTCACATTCCGCACGGGATTCCGGATTTGCCGTTCGTTGACCCGAGTTTTTACAAGGATCACTTTGGCGTCGAAGGTCGAACTGTCTTGTTAACCTTTGGATTGCTATCCCCAGGCAAAGGAGTTGAATATGTGATCCAAGCCTTGCCGGAATTGGTAAAGCAGAATCCCGAGATCGTTTACGTCGTGCTTGGCGCGACGCATCCGCACGTATTGCGTGATCGAGGCGAAGAATACCGGCATCAGTTGCAGCATTTGGCCGAAGACCTGGGCGTGCTTGATCATGTGATGTTTATCAACCGGTACGTCGATCTGGACGAACTGTGCAAGTTCCTGATGGCAGCGGACATTTACGTCACGCCATCGCTAGCCGAACAACAGATTGCTTCGGGGACGCTCGCATACGCTCTGGGCACCGGTAAACCGATCGTGGCGACTCCGTACGTCTACGCCAAGGAACTGTTGGCGGATGGCCGCGGGCGTTTGGTGCCGTTTCGAGATGCCGACGCAATCACACGCGAAGTGGCGTGGTTATTAGATAACGAACAGGAAACGCAAGCGATCCGCAAGCGAGCGTATTTGTACAGTCGCAAGTCAATCTGGTCCAAAGTGGCACGGTCGTACTTGGATTTGTTCGACGAAGTGTCGCACGAGCCGTCGATCGCAACCCTGCTTCTGCGATCGCATCAAAACGACGCAATTTCTCCGCTGCACGCGGTTCCCGAGGTTAACTTTTCGGCTCTGCAGTCGATGACCGATCACGTGGGAATCTTGCAACACGCACGATTTACAATTTCGGATCGAAACCACGGCTACTGTACCGACGATAACGCTCGGGCGCTCGTTGTTGCGTTACAGTCGTATGAACTGACACAAGAACGCGGCATGTTGAATCTAGCGCGGACGTACTTAAGTTTTGTGCATCATGCGTTCAATCCCGTGGAAAATCGATTTCGAAATTTCATGGCGTTTGATCGACGTTGGTTAGAAGAGTTCGGATCGGAAGATTCGCACGCACGTGCGTTGTGGGGACTTGGATCGGCAGTTGCGTTGGCTCGCAATGCCGGAATGCGAGCGGTCTCGCTCGATCTGTTCGATCGTGGACTGCATGCGACCGAATCGTTCACATCGCCGCGCGCATGGGCGTTTACGCTCGTCGGAGTGCATGCCTACCTGAGTCGCTATGGCGGCGACAGCGAAGCAAAGCGAATCCGAGAAAACCTGGCGACTCGCTTGTACGAACAATTTGTTAGCAATGCGAAAGATGACTGGCCATGGCCCGAAGACACGTTGACATATTCGTGTGGCAAACTTCCTCATGCGATGTTGCTTGCCGGACAGTGGATGGGTCACGACGGAATGATCGAAATCGGACTGCGTTCGTTGGATTGGTTGTTGAAAATACAAACAAGTGAAGACGGTCACCTGTCGTTGATCGGTAACCAAGGCTGGTTTCCCCGGGGCGGTGAAAAGGCAACCTATGACCAGCAGCCGATTGAGGCCCACGCATTGCTAGAAGCCTGTTTGGAAGCAAATCGTCTAACGCAAGACAACCAGTGGTTTGTCGAGGCGCGTCGTTGTTTCGATTGGTACTTGGGGCGTAATGACTTAGGACGGCCGATCTATAACTACGAAACCGGCGGTTGTCGCGATGGTCTGCACCGAGAAGGCGTCAACGAGAATGAAGGAGCCGAATCGACGCTGGCCTGGCTGTTGTCTTTGCGAGCGATTCGGGGGGCAAAGCTGATCGATAGCCCGGTTGAAACAGCGAGGGAGAGGGTGACCACCAATGGATAA
- a CDS encoding Gfo/Idh/MocA family protein, which produces MQCRIGVIGCGELGFAAMHQCAAIPDVQLVAATDVNEDNVEKAVQQFGLIHAPSVNALCQRPDIDLVYVASPAFLHHDHAMAALNADKHVVVEVPLALSLGEANDMFELAHAEDRILVANLMQRYNQLTDQVGELIELEILGKPLHGYFENYASVERLGRDDLNWGRSQGGGIFIEHGEHSFDLFANWLGAGEVVSAQRLLRDPLNSEDQVQCCVRYRDDILVNYYHGFHQPGCLDRQELRIVFERGHVTLHGWVPTRLCLDAVLGSSDKERLVELFATSEYQMLETSTGKQRDCERDHDFQFNNEIRLTVGRRQDKTKRCGELVKLLIEDQINGCADKFHRRRINEKTSRESLRMAVQANEMARAGSTTSHLLTPQITEMSRVDSLLGTSVAHKLK; this is translated from the coding sequence ATGCAATGCAGAATCGGTGTGATCGGATGTGGTGAATTGGGTTTTGCTGCAATGCATCAGTGCGCTGCGATTCCAGACGTGCAACTGGTTGCAGCAACCGACGTGAACGAGGACAACGTCGAAAAAGCTGTCCAGCAATTTGGTTTGATTCACGCGCCCAGTGTTAACGCACTATGCCAGCGACCCGATATCGACCTTGTCTACGTCGCCTCACCAGCCTTCCTGCACCACGATCATGCGATGGCAGCGCTCAATGCTGACAAGCATGTTGTGGTCGAGGTACCGCTGGCGCTATCGCTTGGCGAGGCGAACGACATGTTTGAGTTAGCACACGCTGAAGATCGAATTCTTGTTGCCAATTTGATGCAGCGATACAATCAATTGACTGATCAGGTGGGCGAACTGATTGAACTCGAAATTCTTGGCAAACCGCTGCACGGATACTTTGAAAACTACGCTTCCGTCGAACGCCTTGGCCGCGATGACCTGAACTGGGGTAGGTCCCAAGGTGGCGGAATATTCATCGAACACGGCGAGCACTCTTTTGACTTGTTTGCGAACTGGCTGGGGGCTGGCGAAGTCGTTTCGGCCCAGCGGTTGCTGCGTGACCCGTTGAATTCGGAAGACCAAGTTCAATGCTGTGTTCGCTACCGAGATGACATCCTGGTCAACTACTATCATGGATTTCACCAGCCTGGATGTTTGGATCGGCAAGAATTGCGAATCGTTTTCGAAAGAGGCCACGTTACACTACATGGCTGGGTTCCCACGCGACTTTGTCTTGACGCGGTATTAGGCTCGAGTGACAAAGAGCGACTGGTCGAGCTGTTTGCGACCTCAGAATATCAAATGCTCGAGACGAGTACGGGAAAGCAACGTGATTGCGAGCGAGATCACGACTTTCAATTCAACAACGAAATTCGGCTGACGGTTGGGCGACGGCAAGACAAGACGAAGCGTTGCGGCGAACTAGTGAAGTTGCTGATCGAGGATCAAATCAATGGCTGCGCTGACAAATTCCACCGACGCCGCATCAACGAGAAAACTAGTCGAGAATCGCTAAGAATGGCAGTGCAGGCGAATGAAATGGCCCGCGCGGGCAGTACAACTTCCCATCTTCTGACGCCACAAATTACAGAAATGAGCCGCGTGGATTCGTTGCTTGGCACTTCAGTTGCTCACAAGTTGAAGTAG
- a CDS encoding erythromycin esterase family protein, protein MTVLVWIIVSGVLMSCIAFVGALTLLMSQMTLDKILLPLVAFAAGSLIGGAVLHMIPDAVTAMDNDFSLYIWLLAGFMCFFALEQFLNWHHSHSSDPDAAEKQPLTYLILIADALHNFIGGMSVAASFLVSVPLGITAWIAAAAHEVPQELGDFGVLIHGGWGKRQALLFNFLSALTFLLGGLVAYVASASMEVVFLVPFAAGNFIYIAAADLIPEIKKENQVKRNLIHLLAFSLGLGLLLAVRSNMIADFCEPFEYIETADLEPLLERIGDSRVVLVGEASHGTSQFYQMRELITRALIETKNFSFVSIEGDWPDAARIDQYVRHSEFPPSHWNAFARFPTWMWRNREVHDFVDWLRHHNLNRDPEGRVAFYGLDLYSLHRSIGRVLEYLSEVDPDTAKVAALRYSCLTPWQADPATYGQAAITGTYKSCEQEVVKMLLELRSNEPEYTLKDGERFMDAVQNAKLVVDAEKYYRIMYYGSRASWNLRDTHMFSTLNTMLDFHGPNSKAIVWAHNSHLGNASATDMSYRGEINIGQLCRDQFGDQCYSIGMATHTGTVAAAAEWNGPRETMAVMPSLQGSYERLCHDSECPKFLLPLRDCESLDLRDQLSQSRLERAIGVIYKPESERESHYFRARLPDQFDELIWFDETSAVTPIKTSELAGMPDTYPFGI, encoded by the coding sequence GTGACCGTTCTTGTTTGGATCATTGTTTCTGGCGTTTTGATGAGCTGCATTGCTTTCGTCGGTGCGTTGACTCTGTTAATGAGTCAAATGACTCTCGACAAAATCCTGCTGCCACTGGTGGCATTTGCCGCCGGGTCGCTGATCGGTGGTGCGGTATTGCATATGATCCCCGACGCGGTCACGGCAATGGACAATGATTTCTCGTTGTACATTTGGTTGCTTGCCGGATTTATGTGCTTCTTTGCCCTAGAGCAGTTTCTCAATTGGCACCACAGCCACTCCAGTGACCCTGACGCGGCAGAAAAACAACCGCTGACCTACCTAATTTTGATCGCTGACGCATTGCATAACTTCATTGGCGGCATGTCGGTTGCCGCCAGCTTTCTGGTTAGCGTGCCATTGGGGATCACCGCATGGATAGCCGCTGCCGCACACGAAGTTCCGCAGGAACTCGGTGACTTCGGTGTTTTGATCCACGGAGGTTGGGGCAAGCGACAAGCGTTGCTATTCAACTTTTTGTCAGCACTGACTTTCTTGCTAGGTGGTTTGGTCGCGTACGTAGCCTCGGCCAGCATGGAGGTTGTATTTCTAGTTCCGTTTGCCGCCGGAAATTTCATCTACATCGCTGCTGCCGATCTGATTCCCGAAATCAAGAAAGAGAATCAGGTAAAACGCAACCTCATTCACTTACTCGCTTTCAGTCTTGGGCTCGGACTGTTGCTGGCAGTTCGGTCCAACATGATCGCCGACTTCTGTGAACCTTTTGAGTATATCGAAACGGCGGATTTGGAACCGTTACTCGAGCGGATTGGCGATTCGCGGGTCGTTTTGGTAGGTGAAGCATCGCATGGGACATCGCAGTTCTATCAAATGCGAGAACTTATCACGCGAGCGCTGATTGAAACGAAGAACTTTAGCTTCGTCAGCATCGAAGGGGATTGGCCGGACGCGGCGCGGATCGATCAATATGTGCGCCACTCTGAGTTTCCACCGTCACATTGGAATGCGTTCGCGAGATTCCCAACTTGGATGTGGCGCAACCGCGAAGTCCATGACTTCGTTGATTGGCTCCGCCATCACAATCTCAATCGTGATCCAGAAGGTCGTGTCGCATTCTATGGCCTGGACTTGTATAGCCTGCATCGTTCAATCGGACGAGTACTGGAATACTTAAGTGAGGTAGACCCCGACACTGCGAAGGTCGCAGCGCTTCGCTACAGTTGCTTGACACCGTGGCAGGCAGATCCGGCTACTTATGGCCAAGCGGCGATCACCGGAACTTACAAATCTTGCGAACAAGAAGTGGTCAAGATGTTGCTAGAACTGCGCAGCAACGAGCCAGAGTACACACTGAAAGATGGTGAGCGATTCATGGACGCGGTTCAGAATGCGAAGCTGGTCGTGGATGCAGAAAAGTACTACCGGATCATGTACTACGGGTCACGAGCGTCATGGAACTTGCGTGATACACACATGTTCTCAACACTCAATACGATGCTAGACTTCCATGGCCCCAACAGCAAGGCGATTGTCTGGGCACACAACTCGCACCTCGGCAACGCCAGCGCGACAGACATGTCATACCGAGGCGAAATCAACATCGGCCAGCTCTGCCGAGACCAGTTCGGTGACCAATGTTATTCGATCGGAATGGCCACCCACACGGGAACAGTCGCTGCGGCTGCGGAGTGGAATGGTCCGCGAGAAACGATGGCAGTGATGCCATCTCTGCAGGGCAGCTATGAACGATTGTGTCATGATTCCGAATGCCCGAAGTTCTTGTTGCCCCTGCGAGACTGCGAATCGCTTGACCTGCGTGACCAACTGTCGCAATCGCGTTTGGAACGAGCGATTGGCGTGATCTACAAACCTGAATCGGAGCGAGAGAGCCACTACTTCCGAGCAAGGTTGCCAGACCAATTTGATGAACTGATTTGGTTCGATGAAACGTCCGCGGTTACGCCCATCAAAACCTCCGAGCTCGCAGGCATGCCGGACACATACCCATTTGGTATTTAG
- a CDS encoding c-type cytochrome has protein sequence MKHIRMVIGIAFLTFVGCAPDPKSGKGFSLPEGDTEQGRRTFATLNCQACHTVAGVTFDDAETSPDQKIIALGGPKIKVQTYGDLVTSIINPSHRFAEGYAEDDVATDGQSKMRSYNDELTIQQLIDLVTFLESRYSVIQYDRTPYAPYY, from the coding sequence ATGAAGCATATCCGTATGGTCATAGGCATTGCGTTTCTTACGTTTGTTGGATGCGCGCCCGACCCAAAGTCAGGAAAAGGGTTCTCCTTACCGGAAGGTGATACCGAGCAGGGTCGACGCACATTTGCAACGCTCAATTGCCAAGCGTGCCACACAGTCGCAGGTGTGACATTCGACGATGCCGAAACGTCACCAGATCAAAAGATTATCGCCCTCGGCGGTCCAAAAATAAAAGTTCAAACTTACGGCGACCTAGTTACTTCGATCATCAATCCATCCCATCGTTTCGCCGAAGGATATGCCGAAGATGACGTAGCGACCGACGGCCAGTCCAAAATGCGATCGTACAACGATGAACTCACGATTCAGCAACTGATCGACTTGGTGACTTTCTTGGAATCACGCTACTCAGTCATTCAGTACGATCGGACTCCCTATGCTCCCTACTACTAA
- a CDS encoding NAD-dependent epimerase/dehydratase family protein, whose translation MPHALVTGASGFIGSHLVQRLHQDGIRITCLVRPTSDRSRLIPFDPEFKIGDVSDPESLWRAVKSVDVVFHLAGATKGLRIGDLERINVGGVRNMVRVCAQCSNPPTLIQVSSLAAAGPTDANRNRIESDLPTPVSNYGHSKLAGEYEAIRLAAKVPITIIRPPIVLGEADRDGLPLFDSIARWNVHFVPGMSDELFSVIHGDDLAEALILAAKKGSRVQADGSATGIYFVSSKETPTYAELGQMIGQAVGRDHVRIIHNPKPAVWAIATINEIASQVRRRPHILGVDKAREATAGSWACDASALRRDTGFAPPHSLRQRLAQTAKWYRDQGWLKRMGEPALQC comes from the coding sequence ATGCCACACGCTCTGGTCACTGGCGCTAGCGGATTCATCGGCAGCCATCTGGTGCAGCGGCTGCACCAAGATGGTATTCGAATCACTTGTCTGGTACGTCCGACGTCAGACCGCAGCCGACTTATTCCGTTCGATCCCGAGTTCAAAATTGGCGACGTGAGTGATCCTGAGTCGCTTTGGCGAGCCGTGAAGTCGGTTGATGTTGTTTTTCATCTAGCGGGCGCGACTAAAGGACTGCGTATTGGCGATCTCGAACGAATCAATGTGGGTGGAGTGCGAAATATGGTTCGCGTGTGTGCCCAATGCTCCAATCCGCCCACATTGATTCAGGTCTCTTCACTCGCTGCCGCGGGACCCACCGATGCAAATCGAAATCGAATCGAGTCCGATCTACCGACGCCGGTTTCCAACTACGGGCACAGCAAGTTGGCCGGCGAGTACGAGGCAATTCGGCTAGCCGCCAAAGTTCCGATCACAATCATTCGTCCGCCAATCGTACTGGGTGAAGCGGACCGCGACGGCCTGCCTCTGTTTGACAGCATCGCGCGCTGGAATGTGCACTTCGTGCCTGGTATGTCCGACGAGCTGTTCTCTGTGATTCATGGCGATGACTTGGCCGAAGCTCTGATCCTTGCCGCAAAAAAGGGAAGCCGAGTTCAAGCGGATGGGTCGGCCACAGGTATCTATTTTGTATCTTCGAAGGAAACGCCCACCTACGCAGAACTCGGTCAAATGATCGGCCAGGCGGTCGGTCGCGACCATGTCCGCATCATTCACAATCCGAAACCCGCCGTCTGGGCGATTGCCACGATTAATGAAATAGCCAGTCAAGTTCGCCGGCGTCCTCATATCCTGGGTGTCGATAAAGCGCGCGAAGCAACCGCCGGATCTTGGGCCTGTGATGCAAGCGCTCTGAGACGCGACACCGGATTCGCACCACCACATTCGCTACGACAACGATTGGCACAAACGGCGAAATGGTACCGCGATCAAGGTTGGCTTAAACGAATGGGTGAGCCAGCACTGCAGTGTTGA
- a CDS encoding sensor histidine kinase, which produces MNEPSESLRRRALALLKRSIKDAAEVPIAEMPKLLHELQVHQMELEIQNEQLRQTQLQLAESRDRYSDLYEFAPVGYLTLDRQGVIQQANLTAATMLDVERKHLKGRKFSEFVSNDSQDTWHLHRRTVFAEPLSAACELRMKAVEGVPTSFLVQSLAFFNNQGKLEQCRTTISDESERRIAFDALRKLNINLDDSLSETSSQLDQSIDRLRLLSEAMAHLGEGVMITSNNLEWPGPVIIFVNEAVCRMSGYGPNELIGKSPRILQGEATQSDALQRLRYELKTHGASHVELVNYRKDGTPYDVELFITALFDANGKRTNFVSIQRDITHRKQVAEELRRQHEFNHNIVNTSPYVTLVLDCKGRIVEFNPYLQKITGYSFDEVKGLDWFETFLPDVDCRVIKDLFENALAGKLPNGNVNPILTKDGEMRYIEWYNSQLTDSNGQLIGLLCTGQDVTGRRKLERHVLEIANEERRRVGNDLHDGVGQELTGLSMLADSLVIALSRDSRPELAIANKIKVGLQRTLAQVRALSRGMNPVDIDAEGLMSALSEMCIQLSEVDGIDCSFQCDKPVLLRDNETATQLFRIAQEATTNAIRHAHAAHVRILLERTDQRVVLRIIDDGRGIETSDPPATGMGLRTMAYRARMIQGELDVHPVDVGGTEVVCSV; this is translated from the coding sequence ATGAACGAACCATCTGAATCCCTCCGTCGTCGTGCCCTGGCGCTACTTAAACGCTCCATTAAGGATGCGGCAGAAGTGCCGATTGCGGAAATGCCGAAACTACTTCATGAACTTCAAGTTCATCAGATGGAACTGGAGATTCAAAACGAGCAGTTGCGGCAGACACAGCTCCAACTTGCCGAGTCCCGTGACCGATATTCCGATCTGTACGAGTTTGCGCCGGTCGGCTACCTGACGCTCGATCGACAAGGTGTCATCCAGCAAGCCAACCTGACAGCCGCAACGATGTTGGATGTCGAGCGAAAACACTTGAAAGGACGTAAATTCAGCGAATTTGTCAGCAACGATTCTCAGGACACGTGGCATCTGCATCGGCGAACAGTTTTCGCAGAGCCTCTCTCAGCGGCGTGCGAACTACGGATGAAAGCCGTAGAAGGCGTGCCGACTTCATTCCTTGTGCAAAGTTTGGCCTTTTTCAATAACCAAGGAAAGCTGGAGCAATGTCGTACGACAATTTCGGACGAATCGGAACGAAGAATCGCTTTTGACGCACTGAGAAAGCTAAACATCAACTTGGACGATTCACTTTCGGAAACGTCGAGCCAATTGGATCAGAGCATCGACCGATTGCGACTTTTGTCCGAAGCGATGGCCCACTTGGGTGAAGGCGTGATGATTACAAGCAACAACCTGGAATGGCCCGGCCCTGTAATCATTTTTGTCAATGAAGCAGTCTGCCGGATGTCCGGTTACGGACCAAACGAATTGATTGGCAAATCGCCCCGCATCCTACAAGGTGAAGCAACCCAATCCGATGCATTGCAACGACTTCGTTACGAGTTGAAAACGCATGGGGCCAGCCATGTCGAACTCGTGAATTACCGCAAAGATGGAACGCCCTACGATGTTGAACTGTTCATCACAGCGCTTTTTGACGCAAACGGCAAACGAACAAATTTCGTTTCAATCCAGCGTGACATCACTCACCGAAAGCAAGTTGCCGAAGAACTACGACGCCAACACGAATTCAATCACAACATCGTCAATACGAGTCCATATGTGACTTTAGTGCTGGATTGCAAAGGCCGGATCGTGGAGTTCAATCCGTACTTGCAAAAAATCACTGGCTATAGTTTCGATGAGGTCAAGGGTCTTGATTGGTTCGAAACATTCTTGCCTGATGTTGATTGCCGAGTAATTAAAGACTTGTTTGAAAATGCTTTGGCGGGCAAACTGCCAAATGGAAACGTGAATCCTATCCTCACCAAAGACGGAGAAATGCGATACATCGAGTGGTATAACTCACAGCTAACTGACTCAAACGGTCAGCTGATTGGTTTGCTGTGTACCGGCCAGGATGTCACGGGGCGGCGCAAACTAGAACGCCACGTCTTGGAAATTGCCAATGAGGAACGGCGGCGTGTTGGAAATGATTTGCACGACGGAGTGGGTCAGGAATTGACGGGACTTTCGATGCTCGCCGACTCGTTGGTCATCGCGCTTTCACGCGACTCGCGACCGGAACTGGCGATTGCGAACAAGATTAAAGTCGGGTTACAGCGAACCCTTGCTCAAGTGCGTGCTTTGTCGCGAGGCATGAATCCTGTCGATATCGATGCTGAAGGATTGATGTCAGCCCTGTCCGAAATGTGCATTCAGCTCAGCGAAGTCGATGGCATCGACTGTTCATTTCAGTGTGACAAGCCGGTTTTGTTAAGGGACAACGAAACCGCAACTCAACTGTTCCGGATCGCGCAAGAGGCGACAACCAATGCGATCCGTCATGCGCATGCCGCGCATGTCCGGATTCTTCTAGAACGCACGGATCAACGTGTCGTCTTGCGAATCATTGATGACGGACGCGGTATCGAGACGAGCGATCCGCCAGCAACGGGAATGGGCTTACGAACGATGGCCTACCGAGCAAGGATGATTCAGGGCGAGCTAGACGTTCATCCGGTCGATGTCGGCGGAACGGAAGTGGTGTGTTCGGTGTAA